One segment of Kogia breviceps isolate mKogBre1 chromosome 14, mKogBre1 haplotype 1, whole genome shotgun sequence DNA contains the following:
- the KIF22 gene encoding kinesin-like protein KIF22, with translation MERRAQGSSSMDAGVPARRRREMAAATSGAGRCRLSKVGAGQRPPPARVRVAVRLRPFMDGAAGENDTPCVRGLDSCSLEIANWRNHQETLKYQFDAFYGERSSQQDIYAGSVQPILRHLLEGQNASVLAYGPTGAGKTHTMLGSPEQPGVIPRALMDLLQLTREEGAEGRPWALSVTMSYLEIYQEKVLDLLEPSSGDLVIREDCRGNILIPGLTQKPIASFADFERHFLPASRNRTVGATRLNQRSSRSHAVLLVKVDQRERLAPFRQREGKLYLIDLAGSEDNRRTGNKGLRLKESGAINTSLFVLGKVVDALNQGLPRVPYRDSKLTRLLQDSLGGSAHSILIANIAPERCFYLDTVSALNFAARSKEVINRPFTNESLQLHVLAPIKLSKKELLGPSEAKRARGPEEEETGSPEPPAAPSSASQKLSPLQKLNSMDPAMVERLLSLDRLLGSQGSQGTPLLSTPRRERMVLMKTVEAKDLEIERLKMKQKELEAKVLAQEAAHPKEKENCSPTMLRPLARRTVTVAKPLKKAVVMPLQLIQEQAAYPNAEIHILKKKGRKRKLESLDASEPEKGEDCWELQISPELLAHGRQKILDLLNEGSARDLRSLQRIGQKKAQLIVGWRELHGPFSQVEDLERVEGISGKQMESFLKANILGLAAGQHCGPS, from the exons GGGCCGGTCGCTGCCGGCTAAGCAAGGTGGGAGCTGGCCAGCGCCCACCTCCAGCTCGAGTAAGGGTAGCTGTGCGACTGCGGCCATTTATGGATGGAGCAGCTGGAGAAAATGATACTCCCTGTGTACGGGGCCTGGACAGCTGTTCTCTAGAGATTGCCAACTGGAGGAACCACCAGGAGACTCTCAAATACCA GTTTGATGCTTTCTATGGGGAGAGGAGCTCTCAGCAGGACATCTATGCAGGATCAGTGCAGCCCATCCTAAGGCACCTGTTGGAAGGGCAGAATGCCAGTGTGCTTGCCTATGGGCCCACAGGAGCAG GGAAGACGCACACAATGCTGGGCAGCCCAGAGCAACCTGGGGTGATTCCCCGGGCTCTCATGGACCTCCTACAGCTCACAAGGGAGGAGGGCGCTGAGGGCCGACCTTGGGCCCTCTCTGTCACTATGTCCTATTTAGAGATCTATCAGGAAAAG GTATTAGACCTCTTGGAACCTTCGTCAGGAGACCTGGTGATCCGAGAAGACTGCCGAGGAAACATCCTGATTCCGGGCCTCACGCAGAAGCCTATCGCTAGCTTTGCTGATTTTGAGCGGCATTTCCTGCCAGCCAGTCGAAATCGCACAGTAGGAGCCACCCGGCTCAACCAGCGCTCCTCCCGCAGTCACGCTGTGCTCCTGGTTAAG GTGGATCAGCGGGAACGTTTGGCCCCATTTCGCCAGCGGGAGGGAAAACTCTACCTGATTGACTTGGCTGGCTCAGAGGACAACCGGCGCACAGGCAACAAGGGCCTGCGGCTAAAGGAGAGTGGAGCCATCAACACCTCCCTCTTCGTACTGGGCAAGGTGGTCGATGCGCTGAACCAGGGCCTCCCTCGGGTGCCCTACCGGGACAGCAAGCTTACTCGCCTGTTGCAG GACTCTCTGGGTGGCTCAGCCCACAGCATCCTGATCGCCAACATTGCCCCTGAGAGATGCTTCTACCTAGACACAGTCTCTGCACTCAACTTTGCAGCCAGGTCCAAGGAGGTGATCAATCGGCCTTTTACTAATGAGAGCTTACAGCTTCATg TCTTGGCACCTATTAAACTGTCTAAGAAAGAACTGCTAGGCCCATCAGAAGCAAAGAGAGCCCGAGGCCCTGAGGAAGAGGAGACTGGGAGTCCTGAACCCCCAGCAGCTCCATCTTCTGCCTCCCAGAAACTGAG CCCCCTACAGAAGCTAAATAGCATGGACCCAGCTATGGTGGAGCGCCTTCTAAGCTTGGACCgtctgctgggctcccaggggaGCCAGGGAACCCCTCTGCTGAGCACCCCAAGGCGAGAGCGGATGGTGCTTATGAAGACAGTGGAGGCGAAGGATCTGGAAATTGAG AGGCTTAAGATGAAGCAAAAAGAACTGGAAGCCAAGGTGCTGGCCCAGGAGGCTGCACACCCGAAGGAGAAAGAGAACTGCTCTCCCACAATGCTCCGACCCCTTGCCCGCCGCACAGTCACAGTGGCTAAGCCCCTCAAAAAGGCTGTGGTGATGCCCCTACAACTGA TTCAGGAGCAGGCAGCATACCCAAATGCCGAGATCCATATCTTAAAGAAGAAAGGCCGGAAGAGAAAG CTGGAGTCCCTGGATGCCTCAGAGCCGGAGAAGGGTGAGGACTGCTGGGAGCTACAGATCAGCCCAGAGCTACTGGCCCATGGGCGCCAAAAAATATTAGATCTGCTGAATGAAGGGTCAGCCCGGGATCTGCGGAGCCTGCAGCGCATTGGCCAGAAGAAGGCTCAGCTCATCGTGGGCTGGAGAGAGCTCCACGGGCCCTTCAGCCAG GTGGAGGACCTGGAACGCGTGGAGGGCATATCCGGGAAACAGATGGAGTCGTTCCTTAAG GCGAACATCCTGGGTCTTGCCGCGGGCCAGCACTGTGGGCCCTCCTGA